The Phalacrocorax aristotelis chromosome 27, bGulAri2.1, whole genome shotgun sequence sequence aagCTAGGCACCCCACCTTGGCCAGGGCATAAAGGGCCACCCGAGCAGGGCAGGAGTAAATGCAGGGAGCCTGTGTGGAGAAGGGGCAAAACGAGCCTCCCCCCaagcaaaagagggaaaataccaGCCATCGTGAGAGGTGCGTGATGAAAATAAGCCAGCCGAGCAAGGCTGTGGCTAAACTGGATGTTCCAAGTGGAGGATGAAAAGAGAATGTCCAGATAACTGTCCTGAGCTTGGCAGGAGTCAAACTAACTGCGTCGAGCAGGCCTGGGATAAAGCAGACGATGCAGGCGGGGCAAGGGCCAAAGCGGCCAGTTCAAGTGAGGCAGGAATAACAACCAGCTGCTCGTCAGTCAGAAGCAACAGTGGCTGCCCTCGGAGCAGGCCAAGGCATTAAACCAGATGCTAAAAAGCTGCCCACATATCTTTTGGGGGAGCTCCAGggtgagggagcagctggctggggggctggtggccaggcAAGGTCAACCCAGCGCAGTTGCTGAGGACACTTCCTTGGTAGCGCTAGTTCCGAGTCAGCCTGTGGCTGTATCGGGGGGAGCAGATAAAGTGCCTTGGCAACGAACATGTAAGAGAGCGAGTGGTTTGCTACACAGGGCTCATGGACACAGTCCTGTACCTGGGAGGAGTGGAAAAGAAAGCCTTAGGAACCTGAGTGTGCCAGCCAGAGCTGTGAGCAGGAACGCTTACAGGCCTGGCCAGGCTTGTCTTCACCTGGCCGTGGGGCTCAGAAGAGGCGGGAGCTCTGCCGGCGGATGAAGGGCCCTTCACCAGCAGCGTGAGGGGAAGCCCAGGGGCCGCCAGCGGCTGCCTACGTGAGCTGCCGGGTCTGTGGCGGCTGCTGGCCGCAGCGCGTCCCCCTGCGTCCCCGTGTCACAAAGGGGCGGTGATGCGGCACCCGCCCGGCGCTTGTGAGCTCACCTGGCCAGGGCTTGTGATCCTGAGGAGCGGGCCAGGGAAGGCCAGTTGGGCTGAGCTGGCCTTGGGGACAACTCGGCTCCTGCCTTCGCTCCTCGCGTGGCTCCTCTTTTCCAAGCATTCCGCGTTTACTGCCCACTTCTCCCCAGCTTCCATCGTCTCCCAAAGGTAATTCTGATCTGACTTGCAGGACAGATCATAGAGTAGGTAGATCCAGGATAGAAGTAGGGGCTGTTCTAGACTTTCCGAGCCCTAGGCCGAGCTATTGCACCTTTCCAGGCTGGCCGGATATTTGCTAATACTTCTTTCTTTGCCAGAACCCAGTGTAGGTAAGTAGGGGAGTGGCAGCGTAGTCGGAGGCATTGGGGCAGCCTAGAATCATCAGAAGCCCACCCTGACTGATGCAGTAGGAAGGGTGACAGAAAAGGAGCGCGGCAACTGCAGCTGTtgaagcaggagcagcagcctaAAGCCAGTCGCTCCTGCAGACGGGGGAAGTGTGGGCTAGAGAGCCAGAGCGGGCTCTGCTGCTAACAGTGGCAACAGGCCGGCAGCAGGTCCTCTTCAGAGGCGGTGCCATGCACTGGAGTCTTTCAAATGGGCCTTTGAAATTGCTGTGAGCTGTGGCCCTGTGGCAGCGATGGTGAGGGCGTCAGCCTGCAGCTCCGCGGCTGTTACAGGTACCACTGAAACAGGTGTGATGGCAGATGCtgttctgtgggttttgtttgaggagatttttaaaactcattttgttGACCTACAATTCTTCCTTTGCAATCAGGTGACGGGACTCCTGACATCCTCTGTCATCCAGCGCTATCCCCTCTGTTCCTGAGAGGAGCGATGGCCACAACGGGGAACGACTCCTGTGAGTAACGGCTTCACCGGCAGGCTTGGGCTTTGCGAATCCCCAAAGGCAGCGGGCGCGGCTGGTGCCCCTTCCCTGAATGCTGACGTGCTGACCACCTGGAGTAGCGAATCCTGGGGCGTTCCCTGGTAGCAGCCAGACTCAGCCAGGTGTTTTCGGTTCGACAGCAGAAAACACGTTTTGTCACTCCTCTGCCACTCTGCACAAGCCTTTGAAAGATGTCATTGCTCGTAGAAAGGTCTGGCATCAGTAGGGGTACCTTCTGTGCTAGGTCCTTGCTTGGTTTTGTCAAGGTACActcaggaaaagggaaggcttGGCCTGCTAATCCAATTGAGGACTctagagggaaaggaaggtaGCCCGAGGCACAGAAATCAGGCTGTGGGTTTGCTGGACTTTGGCCAAAGCAACCTGGGGAACAGcctattttcaaaactgtttcttgACCAGCAAATTTCAAGGGCAGTGTTAGGATTCCCCCGATGTTTCTGTGTTGGAGGTTAGGGCTGGTTGTCCTGGGTGCTCCTGTACAGAACTCGACTGCTAAAATAGGCTTTTGAGCAGCAGtttcttctcatctcttttcaaatgtcatttcCCTGCAGTCATTGCCGAGGGAGTGGCTCCTCCACAAAGGATCCTGTTTCCCACAGAGAAGATTTGCATGGCCTGGCAGCAACAACAGAGAGTTGGAGCGGGGCTCTACAACCTGGGCAACACGTGCTTCCTCAACTCCGTCCTGCAGTGCCTGACGTACACACCCCCTCTGGCCAACTACCTGCTCTCTCGGGAGCACAGCCAGTCGTGTGAGTCCTTTGAGGAACATCTCCTTGTCAATCTGTTGGGCTCTTCCCAAGGATTCCCAGAATCTGGAATTTGATTAAGGAGTACAGCAGCCCTTCTCTCTCAGCCCGCCAAGTTGGTGTTCTTTGAACACTCAAGCCTAGAAGCCGCTTATCGTACCTTGGTGTTCATCTTCAGAAAGGCAGCTCTTTCTAGCCCTGGGTCTCGGTCCTTATTCCTGCAAGTTCAACCCTCCTTGCTTACTGCACAGAAATCTTGGGTCAGTTAAGCTGCCCTCTGAAGGAAGTTTTCTACGCACTAAAGTGTCCTGGGCTTGTTGGGACCTTGGCACCTTGGGAGAGGAGGAGTGGAGACTGTCCTTGTAACTTCAAGATGTCCATTAGGTTTCCCACTGCTACTGGTATTTTGCTAACCTGCGAagcttgcttccttccctccctctctccctccctcttcaggTCGTCAGCAAGGCTTCTGCATGATGTGCACAATGGAAGAGCACGTTAACATCGTCCTGCGTTCCTCAGCCAGAGCCATCCAGCCTAGGGCTGTCGTCAGTGTTCTGACACGTAAGTCGCTTCAGGTGCTTTGGCATGTTCCCTTCTGTTCTGGTACGAGACAACTACGAGCTGCTTCTTTCGTAGGCATAGGAGAACATTTCCAGCTTGGCGTGCAGGAGGACGCCCACGAGTTCTTACGCTACGCTGTCGATGCCATGCAGAGGGCTTGTCTGAGCGGAAGCAGCGAGTAGGCAAATTACCTCTCCAATGTTCCGAAGCCCGTGGGACTCCTTCGTGTACTCCCGTCAAGGAAAACCTGTGCCGAGGGTTTTCAGGCCGAGTAAAACTCCTGGAGGAGATAACTCTCTGCCTTACCATTTATTTCCAGCTTGGACATCTCTTCTCAAACCACTACCGTTGTCCATCAAATCTTTGGGGGCTTTCTGAGATCCAGAGGTACTTTTCCACAACTGTCGCTCTCCTGGAATTGTCTGTGCCCTTCTGCCTGCCTGTGAGAAACGGCTGTTCATGTGATTGGTGTAGTAGGTAGGAAGAGCATAAACCGGCACCGTTGATTTCCCCTGTCGCTGAGCGTTTTGATTTGCCTTCTAGTCACGTGCTTGAGCTGCCAAGCAGTCTCCGATTCCTACGAGCCCTTCCTGGATGTTCCTTTGGATATCCAGGTGAGATGTTTGGATATTGGggtgcaaaatatttcaagaccCCTGCAGGGGGCCCAGGTTATCTCCAGTAAAGTCCGTTGACTTGAACCCGTGCGCCGTTACCACGCAAGAGCTTGTtgttgggtgggaagggacctggacTTCCGTGCGCCGCAGGTGGAAGCTCTGTCAATGGTCTCCCTGTGCCGTGTGCTGGGTTTCAGCTGGGCAAAGAGTACGGATGGTTCCTACAGCCAAGGCGACACTGTCCTACcgccctgctctgggctccctCAATACGTGTCTGactgcttttgttatttctgttcttttgacCACGCGTACCGCAGGCAACTCTGGTGCCCCCCAGGGGTAGCTGTTTGTTGGGATAGCGCTGGTACCCCACGGGGAGCTATTTCTTGGGGCGCTGCGTTTCCAGCAGCTTAGcgctctcctttctttctcgTCCAGGAACCCTCCTCTGTCGCTGAAGCTCTGGAAGGCTTTGTCAGGCCTGAGCAGCTGGATGGTGAAAATGGCTACAGATGTAGCAAGTAAGATGATGCCTAATGACAGCTTCCCGGTAGATCCTGGCTTATGGGATTGCGTGTCTGGGAGCACTAGTTATGGTTTGACTTATTTGGGAAACCCACTCGTGACACAGCttggggtttgtgggttttttgttgtttttttttttcatttcttccccgTACAACTAATCCTCCTGAATCGTCCggaatttggaaaataatacatttgtttctaaggcaggtgtttttttccccttctgcctgAATGTTTGGAAAGCTTTGATGAGCATTTTATTCCTGGCATTGTCTGCCCTGGAGGTGGTCGGCCTTCCTAGCTCTGAAGCCACCCGCTGAACTAGCCCTATGTCCAGAGGGGAAAAGACTCGTCCCCTGTGTGGTGGTGAGCCGAAGCCGGGAGGAGCTCTGGAGGGGGATTTGACAATGGCAGCTTCCTCAAGAAAGCAGTCAACAGTTTCATTTGAAAGGCTTTTTGGATGCTTGCGTCTCTGTGGGGGAGACCTCAGTCCTTGGGGCAGCAGCCGCCCCCGCTGGCTCTCTGAGCAGTGTCGTGGCTAGTTCTTGTCTTGTGAAGAGTcgcctgctgctctccagagtGAGGCACCCTTGAACGAAGCTAGTAGCTTCAGTGAGAGCCTACGGGCTGAAGGGCTCTGCGATGCAAACACGGGCATCCGACAGCTGGGCAAAGCAAGCCGTAACTCCAGCCTACCTGGAGGAGggtggagcagggagaagatAGGTTGCAACAGTCGGGTCTGTGCTTGTTTTCAAGGTGTGAAGAGCTGGTCGCTGCGTCCAAGAGGCTTACGATACACTGTTCCTCCAACATCCTGACAGTGTGCTTGAAGAGATTTGATCCTTTCTCTGGCAGCAAGATTAGCAAGGTATGTCTATGAGCGCGCTGGGACTTTGTCTGCTTGGAAGGAGACCTTTCCCAAAGCAGAATCCGTTTTTGGAAGTTGTTAGCATCTGCACAAAACGGCTATCGAGTGCAGCCATGTAAGAACAATCAATGCAATAGCTATGCCTGGCTCTTTCCCTTGTGGTAAGAGGAAAGTTCGGGTGTGAAGCTAAGTTCCTACTGTGCTCATCAAGAGCTGGTTTGGCCGAGCAGAGATTTCTGCCACTTCAGTGATGAAATGGCAACACCTGCTTTTGCTGAAGCAAGAGCTATTTCTTGACCTCTAGCCTGTGTTTGGTGAGCAGGTTTTCTCAGGCTGTTTCCTAAAGGCTCTCAGGATAATTTCTGAGTCTTCTTGGTCTCTCTTCAGGATGTGGAGTATCCGGAATATTTGGACCTTGGCGCATACACATCTGAAGCGCCTGGAAAACCGCTGCTCTATTCCTTGTACGCTGTCCTGGTGCATGAAGGTTCCAGCTGTCAGGCAGGACACTATTACTGCTTCGTAAAGGTAAAAGTCAACTTTGCATTGGTGTATTGTGTGTCCTTCAGCGGTGCCctgcctgtgtttttcttttcaaaaccctGCCGTTCGTCTAAAGATAGCGTTGCCTTTCGTTGCAGGGCAGCAATGGACAGTGGTACAAGATGAACGATGCCTCTGTGCGCCTGTGTGACATCAAGACGGTTCTGCGCCAGCGCGCGTATTTGCTCTTCTATGCCAGGTAATATAACAAGTGTGAAAGGGTGTTTGGAATACAGTCCCCCTCCTGTTACTGAccttgttgttgctgttttccctcAGTGGGTTTTGCTTTCCGTCCCAGGAGAGCATGAGTTCTGTCTGTTGTGCAGTTTGCCAGGTCCTTCCTTCACTCTTCCCGCTTGGCACTGCAACAAGCTGCTGTGCTTGTGTAAAtcgccagctgcctgctctctgaGGCTGGCTAGCTGCGACAAGGGGCAAAATGGAGGTCCGAGAGGGCATAAAGATGAGTTACTGCTCTGAAAGGGGCAGACGTGGCTGCAAGACCCTAGCCTGATTTCCAGCTCCTAGTGCTGGTTCAGGCTCCTGTGTGTCATATCAAGTGCTGCTGGAAAATGATAGGATGAGACCGAAGCCGTGAAGAGGCTGCAAGAACAACCCGAGACTAAGATGACTGTTGTTTCTTGCCAGGCAAatgaaaaaccaacacacagcaAGAGGAAACACCCCtgtgaagaggaggatgaaatTGCActccaaagaaagcagcaaaagacaGAAGCGAGCATTCCAGTGATGcaaaattggaaaagaaatgcaaggaagtgaagaaggaagagataCCCAAAGAGAGCTCTGGAGGGGAGGACTAAAACGTAAGCAACGTTTGCAGCATCACCAGGAAATGTTGCCTCACTCTTTGCCAGGCGTTTCAGGTGTGTGGCTTATGGAGAGATGCATTGAGTACTTGTGCCTGAGCTTGCCATCGCAACCTGCGACCGACCAGCAAAGGCTGCAGGCAAACGTTCTCAGAAGAATGCTGACCATCAAACCTGACATTTAGATTGAAGCAATAAAATTTTCCTCATAACCAAACCCAGTCCGAAGCGGTGTTGCCTGATTTCTGTAGAGAGTTTGACCACGCAAGAAATAACAGAGGGGTTCAgggcttttttaattattttttcaactcAAGACTTCCTTTGCAGAGGTGAAGCTTCAGCCAGAGCTGTGGCTCACTTGATActcatttctgctctctttAGCAAGGTGACGGCATGCGGAATGTTAGGTTTCATTTTGACATGACTTTTTCTAGTAAatctccctcccccttctcttTGAAAGAAGAGAGGCTGTGCTAACTgttcctgtatttctttcagtcttaCAGAGGTGAGTCAGGGGCTCCTCAGGTGATAAGAGCCAAGGGAGACGCCAGTGAACTACCTCAAAGGAGCAAAGGGCtgttcctctaagaaggtggcatggccaccagcccagctgaagtgcctctatgccaatgcacgcagcatgggcaacagacaggaggagttggaagccaCCGTGCTGCTAGAAAGCAACGATCCAGTTGCCATTACGGAACTTGACGGGACAAATCCCCTGACTGGAGTGCGGCTACCGATGGCtccaggctgttcagaaggaacCTCTGCGTCAAGGAATGGCTAGATTGTGAAGatctgtctctgaagaatagccaCAAGCAGGTCGAAAGCCTATGGAGAAGAATTAGAGACTGAAGCAACAAAGGCCGCCCGGTCGAGGGGAGCCTATTGACCAaggcttcttcctccagctACTGGAGGCATCACGCTCGCAGGCTCTGTCAgcctgctgggggacttcagctACCCTGAcacctgctggaaaagcagcatggtgAGCTGCAGGCACTCCAGGAGACTCATGGAGTGCATGGAGGTTAGTGGTGCAAGACgggacctgatggtcaccaagTGAGCTAATCGGTGACAgcaagattggaggcagcctgatCAAGTGCAGCCTCCTCTTCACTACGTGCCTGCAGAGGATGGGAGTAGCTTTGAACTATTGCCATGAGTCCTGTCCCTGGaccccagggagaagagaccagcccctccctctccacaacccctctgcaggaagctgcagagagcaatgaggtcaccccctcagcccccttcTCTTCAAATGAGACAAAGCCAGAGTCCTCAGCCGCCCCTctcaggacatgccttccagccctgccaccGGCTTTgccaccctcctctggacacattaAAGTACTTTCGCATCCTTCTCAAATGACGGGGCTCA is a genomic window containing:
- the LOC142048787 gene encoding ubiquitin carboxyl-terminal hydrolase 42-like; protein product: MATTGNDSFIAEGVAPPQRILFPTEKICMAWQQQQRVGAGLYNLGNTCFLNSVLQCLTYTPPLANYLLSREHSQSCRQQGFCMMCTMEEHVNIVLRSSARAIQPRAVVSVLTLTCLSCQAVSDSYEPFLDVPLDIQEPSSVAEALEGFVRPEQLDGENGYRCSKCEELVAASKRLTIHCSSNILTVCLKRFDPFSGSKISKDVEYPEYLDLGAYTSEAPGKPLLYSLYAVLVHEGSSCQAGHYYCFVKGSNGQWYKMNDASVRLCDIKTVLRQRAYLLFYARRA